A genomic stretch from Paraburkholderia dioscoreae includes:
- the istA gene encoding IS21 family transposase encodes MFEYRQVLVRMRQGDSDRDIARAGLMGRKKLTAVRRTAQELGWLDPAQPLPQDTVIAGQFGRTPHLPSTCVSTLEPFREQISSWFDADVQGTSIHSALKRNHGYTGSYSAVRRFLKHLGAERNVTATTILDFPPADAAQVDFGAGPALVHESGHTLKTWFFVMTLCWSRHQYVELVFDQTVETWLACHRRAFEWFGGCPGRIIIDNAKCAIIRACTYDPEVQRSYAGLAEGYGFRIDACPPHDPQKKGVVESGVKYVKKSFMPLRTFRDLPDANRQLREWIMQEASVREHGTTREQPLARFAIEKPLLTALPDVPPVLAAWSTVNVHRDAHIQHHKALYSVPFALVGKTLWVKATDTVVQLFHQHELVATHPRLRKPGARSTVRDHQPPAAQAWLEHDPQWCLAQAKEIGPACHALILALFNDEVLVNLRGAQGIVRLRGKVGDARLEAACERALAHASPRWRTVKTILDKGLESEPIAESPQTLTDTYVNGGRFGRNLQSLLIH; translated from the coding sequence TTGTTTGAGTACCGCCAAGTCCTTGTCCGTATGCGGCAAGGCGATTCCGACCGCGACATAGCGCGCGCCGGGCTCATGGGCCGCAAGAAACTCACCGCCGTAAGGCGCACCGCGCAAGAGCTCGGCTGGCTCGATCCGGCGCAACCCCTGCCGCAAGACACCGTGATTGCAGGTCAGTTCGGCCGCACGCCGCACCTGCCCAGTACCTGCGTGTCGACACTCGAACCCTTTCGCGAGCAGATCAGTAGCTGGTTTGACGCTGACGTACAGGGCACGTCGATTCACAGCGCGCTCAAGCGCAACCATGGCTACACCGGCAGCTATTCGGCGGTGCGCCGCTTCCTGAAGCATCTGGGCGCCGAACGTAACGTCACCGCGACAACGATTCTGGACTTCCCGCCGGCCGATGCCGCGCAGGTCGACTTTGGCGCCGGTCCCGCGCTCGTCCACGAATCAGGTCATACGCTCAAGACGTGGTTCTTCGTCATGACGCTGTGCTGGTCGCGTCACCAGTACGTCGAACTCGTCTTCGATCAGACCGTCGAGACGTGGCTTGCCTGCCACCGTCGCGCCTTCGAGTGGTTTGGCGGCTGCCCGGGGCGAATCATCATCGACAACGCGAAGTGCGCGATCATCAGGGCCTGCACGTACGACCCCGAGGTCCAGCGTTCCTACGCAGGCCTCGCTGAGGGATACGGTTTCAGGATCGATGCCTGTCCGCCGCACGACCCGCAGAAGAAAGGCGTCGTCGAATCGGGTGTCAAATACGTCAAGAAGTCCTTCATGCCGCTGCGCACGTTTCGTGATCTGCCGGACGCCAACCGGCAGTTGCGTGAATGGATCATGCAGGAGGCCAGTGTTCGTGAACACGGCACGACACGCGAACAGCCTCTGGCGCGCTTCGCCATCGAGAAGCCGCTATTGACGGCGCTGCCCGATGTACCGCCCGTGCTCGCCGCATGGTCCACGGTCAACGTTCATCGTGACGCTCACATCCAGCATCACAAGGCGCTCTACTCGGTGCCGTTCGCCCTGGTCGGCAAGACGCTGTGGGTGAAGGCGACAGACACGGTCGTGCAGCTGTTCCATCAGCACGAACTCGTTGCCACCCATCCCCGGCTGCGCAAGCCAGGCGCACGCTCAACCGTCCGCGATCATCAGCCGCCGGCAGCACAGGCGTGGCTCGAACACGATCCGCAATGGTGTCTGGCGCAGGCCAAAGAAATCGGTCCTGCCTGCCACGCGCTGATTCTGGCGCTCTTCAACGATGAGGTGCTCGTCAACCTGCGCGGTGCGCAGGGCATCGTACGGCTTCGCGGCAAGGTGGGTGACGCGCGCCTGGAGGCCGCATGCGAACGGGCGCTGGCGCATGCCAGCCCCAGGTGGCGAACCGTCAAGACGATTCTGGACAAAGGTCTGGAGAGCGAGCCCATCGCAGAGTCCCCGCAAACGCTCACCGATACCTACGTCAACGGCGGCCGCTTCGGTCGCAATCTCCAATCCCTGCTGATCCACTAA
- the istB gene encoding IS21-like element helper ATPase IstB: MNPSPELNATLKQLRLSGVLDSLEQRNRQAIDGQLAYTEFLAMLLHDEVARRDQKKLRTRLARAGFAMGKTLETFDFDRLPNLNRTHIHDLATGRYIDEKVAILIAGPTGTGKSHLAQALGNCAARQGRDVVFATQTRLLNSLQAARATGTYERKLKQLACVPVLIVDDFALKPLRSPQDEDFHDLIAERYETAATILTSNLDFSEWGDAFAGNRILGAATLDRLRHGAYRIVLDGDSFRTPRPMPEPDQTRLAKSTKKTHP, from the coding sequence ATGAATCCCAGTCCTGAACTGAACGCAACCCTCAAGCAGTTGCGCCTGTCCGGCGTGCTCGATTCCCTTGAGCAGCGCAACCGGCAGGCCATTGACGGCCAGCTCGCGTACACGGAGTTCCTCGCCATGCTGCTGCACGACGAAGTCGCCCGGCGCGACCAGAAGAAGCTGCGCACCCGCCTGGCCCGCGCTGGCTTCGCAATGGGCAAGACCCTCGAAACGTTCGACTTCGACCGGCTGCCGAACCTGAATCGTACCCATATCCACGACCTTGCTACCGGCCGCTATATCGATGAGAAGGTCGCGATTCTCATTGCCGGGCCAACAGGTACGGGCAAGTCACACCTGGCCCAGGCACTCGGCAATTGCGCCGCCCGGCAAGGACGTGATGTCGTGTTCGCCACGCAGACCAGGCTATTGAACAGTCTGCAGGCAGCGCGCGCGACCGGTACCTATGAGCGCAAACTGAAACAGCTTGCCTGCGTACCGGTTCTCATCGTCGACGACTTCGCGCTCAAGCCGCTGCGCTCGCCGCAAGATGAAGACTTCCACGACCTGATCGCGGAAAGGTACGAGACCGCTGCGACGATCCTGACCAGTAACCTCGACTTCAGCGAATGGGGCGATGCGTTTGCCGGCAACCGCATCCTCGGCGCCGCCACACTCGATCGCCTGCGACACGGCGCCTATCGTATCGTGCTCGATGGTGACAGCTTCCGCACGCCCAGGCCAATGCCTGAACCCGACCAGACACGACTTGCGAAATCAACCAAAAAAACGCATCCTTGA
- a CDS encoding IS110 family RNA-guided transposase produces the protein MKIATIGLDLAKNVFQVHGVDPRGVPVLRKQLKRIQVLPFFATLEPCLVGMEACCGAHFWARKLQAYGHTVKLIAPQFVKPYVKSNKNDAADAEAICEAVSRPNMRFVPVKSVEQQAILALHRVRQGFVTARTAHANQIRSLLAEYGLVVPQGIHHLHQDVPDLLEDASNELPGVFRQLVMRQLDYLRELDHQVQLLEAQIKTWHRENEASRRLAQIPGVGPITATALVASVGDARCFASGRQLAAWIGLVPRQHSSGGKQVLLGIGKRGDAYLRCLLVHGARAVISAVRQKDGTSTSWLGRLLARRHTNIATVALANRNARIAWALLAHHREFCSDYGRAAPVV, from the coding sequence ATGAAGATCGCGACCATTGGCCTTGACCTTGCCAAGAACGTTTTTCAGGTCCACGGCGTCGACCCGCGCGGCGTCCCCGTCTTAAGGAAGCAGCTAAAACGCATTCAGGTGCTGCCATTCTTCGCCACGCTGGAACCCTGCCTTGTCGGCATGGAAGCCTGTTGCGGTGCACACTTCTGGGCGAGAAAGCTGCAGGCGTATGGGCATACGGTGAAGCTCATTGCGCCACAGTTCGTCAAACCTTACGTGAAGAGCAACAAGAATGATGCCGCGGATGCAGAGGCAATCTGTGAAGCCGTCTCGCGACCGAACATGCGGTTCGTACCCGTCAAAAGCGTCGAGCAGCAGGCGATACTGGCACTGCACCGGGTCCGGCAAGGATTTGTTACCGCGCGTACCGCCCACGCCAACCAGATCCGCAGTCTGCTCGCAGAATACGGTCTGGTTGTGCCGCAAGGTATTCATCATCTACATCAGGATGTCCCTGATCTTCTGGAAGACGCCAGTAACGAACTGCCGGGCGTATTCCGGCAACTGGTCATGCGTCAGCTCGACTATCTGCGGGAGTTGGACCACCAGGTGCAACTGCTCGAAGCGCAAATAAAGACCTGGCATCGGGAGAACGAAGCAAGCCGCAGACTTGCGCAGATTCCCGGCGTCGGACCCATCACCGCTACTGCGCTGGTCGCATCAGTGGGCGACGCGCGATGCTTTGCAAGCGGCCGGCAACTAGCGGCATGGATCGGTCTGGTGCCGCGCCAGCACTCAAGTGGCGGCAAACAGGTGCTGCTCGGCATCGGCAAACGTGGGGACGCTTATCTGCGCTGCCTGCTTGTCCACGGTGCACGGGCTGTGATCAGCGCCGTACGCCAAAAAGACGGCACCTCCACAAGCTGGCTAGGTCGTCTGCTTGCACGGCGACATACGAACATCGCAACCGTGGCACTTGCCAACCGCAATGCGCGCATCGCCTGGGCCTTACTCGCACATCACCGGGAGTTCTGCTCCGACTATGGGCGCGCAGCACCGGTCGTCTGA
- a CDS encoding ASCH domain-containing protein: MGKSVDELVTDLAEQDIHLPKGYVRVGGFGDSEALSESLIALIRAGVKRGTCSLAWSWDFDGESIPEAGDIEIVLDWHGRPALVLRVTEVHIVPFDCVGAEFAVSEGEGDLSLTYWRTEHWRFFTDECSRIGRVADSSMPLICESFEVLYTLTPIQRRE; this comes from the coding sequence ATGGGCAAAAGTGTAGACGAGCTAGTCACCGACTTGGCCGAACAAGACATACATCTACCTAAAGGGTACGTTCGAGTTGGTGGATTTGGGGATTCGGAAGCACTTTCGGAGTCGCTGATCGCACTCATTCGTGCTGGCGTAAAACGTGGTACCTGCAGTCTGGCTTGGTCGTGGGACTTCGACGGTGAGTCAATTCCTGAGGCTGGAGACATTGAAATAGTGCTTGACTGGCATGGTCGACCGGCGCTCGTTTTACGAGTCACTGAAGTGCATATCGTGCCTTTCGATTGTGTCGGTGCTGAATTCGCGGTTAGCGAAGGAGAAGGCGATCTTTCACTAACGTATTGGCGGACGGAGCACTGGCGCTTCTTCACAGATGAGTGCAGCCGAATTGGTCGGGTGGCTGACAGTTCGATGCCTCTCATATGCGAGAGCTTCGAGGTCCTTTACACGCTTACGCCCATTCAGCGACGCGAATGA
- a CDS encoding IS1182 family transposase has product MKRFVEGDDRKQVALLPECVDDYIGQDNPVRIVDVFVDELDLTTLGFNGTTPAITGRPSYHPGVMLKIYIYGYLNRVPSSRRLERECQRNVELMWLTGRLAPDFKTIADFRRDNGPAIRNVCRRFVELCRGLKLLSGDMVAIDGSKFKAVNSPDRNYTAGKIDKRQQQIEESVQRYLDMIETADRTSPTGFDVKTVRLYEKIAMLRQRMRELEQIKQQLKNEPDGQLSLTDPDFRSMTSGGKRTGTVGYNVQAAVDTKHHLIVEYEVTNIGSDHGQLSRMASSAKSAMGKSKLKVLADRGYFSGPDIRTCELAGIKAYVPKPLTSASRKKGLFTKRDFIYVARNDEYRCPAGERAILRFTTVEHDMNLRVYWPSACPRCDLKERCSPSDYRRIRRWEHEQLLEAMQRRLDRKPDAMTIRRSTVEHVFGTLKHWMGATHFLTRTLGRVSTEMSLQVLAYNLKRVLNILGVAGMMKAMRMAAS; this is encoded by the coding sequence ATGAAGCGATTCGTTGAAGGCGATGACCGCAAGCAGGTCGCACTACTTCCCGAATGCGTCGATGACTACATCGGCCAGGACAATCCGGTCAGAATCGTCGACGTGTTCGTAGACGAACTGGACCTCACGACGCTCGGCTTCAACGGTACCACGCCCGCAATCACCGGCCGCCCGTCCTACCATCCAGGCGTGATGCTCAAGATCTATATCTACGGGTATCTGAACCGCGTACCCTCCAGCCGGCGTCTTGAGCGCGAATGTCAGCGCAATGTCGAGCTGATGTGGCTGACAGGACGTCTGGCGCCAGACTTCAAGACGATCGCCGACTTTCGCCGCGATAACGGCCCAGCCATTCGCAACGTATGCCGTCGTTTCGTCGAACTGTGTCGCGGACTGAAGCTGCTATCCGGCGACATGGTGGCAATCGACGGCAGCAAGTTCAAGGCTGTGAACAGCCCTGACAGAAACTACACCGCAGGCAAGATCGACAAGCGTCAGCAACAGATTGAAGAAAGCGTTCAGCGATATCTCGACATGATTGAGACTGCAGACCGGACCAGTCCAACAGGTTTCGATGTTAAGACCGTGCGCCTGTACGAGAAGATCGCGATGTTGCGTCAGCGGATGCGTGAGCTCGAACAGATCAAACAGCAGTTGAAGAATGAACCGGATGGCCAGCTGTCGCTTACCGACCCGGATTTCCGCTCCATGACCAGCGGCGGCAAGAGAACCGGGACGGTCGGCTACAACGTTCAGGCTGCCGTGGATACGAAGCACCATCTGATCGTAGAGTACGAGGTGACGAATATTGGTAGCGATCACGGACAACTCAGCAGAATGGCAAGTTCTGCGAAGAGCGCGATGGGCAAGTCGAAGCTAAAGGTGCTCGCTGACCGAGGCTACTTCAGCGGTCCGGATATCCGCACGTGCGAACTGGCCGGGATCAAGGCGTATGTCCCGAAACCACTCACCTCGGCATCAAGGAAAAAAGGGCTCTTTACCAAACGCGACTTCATCTACGTTGCAAGGAACGATGAGTATCGATGCCCCGCCGGCGAGCGCGCAATTCTTCGATTCACGACCGTCGAGCATGACATGAATCTGCGGGTGTACTGGCCCAGCGCCTGCCCGCGTTGCGATCTCAAGGAGCGATGTTCGCCCAGCGACTATCGCCGTATCCGACGATGGGAGCACGAACAGCTACTGGAGGCCATGCAGCGTAGGCTTGACCGGAAACCAGATGCAATGACCATTCGCAGAAGTACCGTTGAACACGTATTCGGTACGCTCAAGCACTGGATGGGGGCCACGCACTTCCTGACTCGGACGCTCGGGCGGGTGAGCACCGAAATGAGCCTTCAGGTGCTGGCCTACAACCTCAAGCGCGTCCTGAATATACTCGGGGTTGCCGGAATGATGAAGGCGATGAGGATGGCGGCAAGCTGA
- a CDS encoding lysozyme inhibitor LprI family protein, whose translation MEITEIQKHINVFLQNDWVKVLAIPTVYGIYLFGKYLVERRIEGKPETENIAQLNQLADLKEKLDKSGTTLEELQHFRVKALGRTASAAVVTAQQYTEVASQLVGDAENAEHDPDWDSALTQTDMNILSMKKASQADDELAAIVTSKMREFGEEDRLLLQQSQSAWDSYRETETKRASRTWEGGTIRPLMVNLRYEAITRERIASLSAEGRMEDAGDLVVEHARTPRNLLQHIEPGVPKQRVYDILGTPSFVSTNYNYYRYEETQVEISFNDNDAVNDVIVALIQDQVYLGSSPGFVTDIPLGKLTLADVLAYDDQLVVEFRSSLRTQEIYVRGRIGPAGAWTDFCFGALSVFSGAGRLQDTQFEWDREADCLLTDPKDILINWMALPGSSLEAPYFAWFIK comes from the coding sequence TTGGAAATCACTGAAATCCAGAAGCACATCAACGTGTTTCTTCAAAATGACTGGGTCAAAGTTCTGGCTATCCCAACGGTCTATGGAATCTACCTTTTTGGGAAATATCTGGTTGAGCGGAGGATAGAAGGAAAGCCGGAAACAGAAAATATTGCGCAGCTAAACCAGCTTGCCGACCTTAAGGAAAAGCTCGACAAGAGTGGAACAACTCTGGAGGAACTTCAGCACTTCCGCGTCAAGGCTCTCGGTAGGACAGCCAGTGCTGCTGTAGTCACTGCGCAGCAATATACAGAAGTCGCTTCACAATTGGTTGGAGACGCCGAAAATGCGGAGCATGACCCCGATTGGGATAGTGCATTGACGCAAACGGACATGAATATTCTGTCGATGAAAAAGGCATCGCAGGCAGATGACGAGTTGGCAGCGATAGTCACTAGCAAGATGCGAGAATTCGGCGAAGAGGATCGCCTACTGCTCCAGCAGTCGCAATCGGCCTGGGATTCATACCGCGAGACAGAAACAAAGCGAGCGTCTCGGACCTGGGAAGGCGGGACAATTAGACCACTCATGGTCAATCTTAGATACGAAGCGATTACGCGGGAACGAATAGCCAGCTTATCAGCAGAAGGAAGAATGGAGGACGCCGGGGACTTGGTAGTCGAGCATGCGAGAACTCCAAGGAATCTTCTGCAACACATAGAGCCGGGTGTACCGAAACAGCGCGTATACGACATCCTCGGCACCCCAAGTTTTGTCTCCACGAATTACAATTATTACCGCTATGAGGAAACTCAGGTCGAGATTTCCTTTAACGACAACGACGCCGTCAATGACGTCATTGTCGCGTTGATCCAAGATCAGGTCTATTTGGGCTCGTCCCCGGGATTTGTCACCGACATTCCTCTCGGAAAATTGACCTTGGCAGACGTTCTTGCGTACGACGATCAATTGGTGGTTGAATTCCGCAGCAGTTTGAGGACACAGGAGATTTACGTTCGTGGTCGGATCGGACCTGCCGGGGCGTGGACAGACTTTTGCTTCGGAGCACTCTCGGTGTTTAGCGGAGCAGGTCGTCTTCAGGACACCCAATTCGAATGGGACAGAGAAGCCGACTGTCTGCTCACCGATCCCAAGGACATACTGATCAATTGGATGGCGCTACCCGGATCGTCACTTGAAGCCCCCTATTTTGCATGGTTCATTAAATAA
- a CDS encoding aminotransferase class V-fold PLP-dependent enzyme translates to MPGLLPDVDREGLLEYSVVYTDRSLNHMSQLFQGVMRDISNSLKKVYNAKSAVVVPGSGTFGMEAVARQFATNRKCLVIRNGWFSYRWTQIFDMGGIPSESIVLKARPVEQGRQAAYAPPPIEEVVAAIRENKPDLVFAPHVETASGIMLPDAYLRAVADAVHAVDGMFVLDCIASGTVWVDMKASGVDVLLSAPQKGWSASPCCGLVMLSELARERIEGTTSTSFACDLRKWLQIMETYENGGFAYHATMPTDGLATLRDVMRETEAYGFDKVRAEQVELGRRVRSVLADKGFRSVAAEGFEAPGVVVSYTDDDGIRSGKKFADAGLQIAAGVPLQCDEPQDFKTFRIGLFGLDKLHDVEGAVGRFVKGLGSIL, encoded by the coding sequence GTGCCAGGCTTACTTCCCGATGTCGACCGCGAGGGGCTCCTCGAATATTCAGTCGTTTACACCGACCGATCACTCAATCATATGTCGCAGCTCTTTCAAGGAGTCATGCGCGATATTTCCAATTCTCTGAAGAAGGTCTACAACGCGAAGTCGGCCGTTGTCGTCCCCGGCAGCGGGACTTTCGGCATGGAAGCCGTTGCCCGGCAGTTCGCAACGAACAGGAAATGTCTTGTCATCCGCAATGGCTGGTTCAGTTATCGCTGGACGCAGATTTTCGACATGGGCGGCATTCCGTCTGAATCGATCGTGCTGAAGGCGCGCCCGGTCGAACAAGGCAGACAGGCCGCCTATGCACCGCCGCCGATCGAAGAGGTGGTCGCTGCGATCAGGGAAAACAAGCCGGATCTGGTCTTTGCGCCGCATGTCGAAACCGCATCCGGGATCATGCTGCCGGACGCTTATTTGCGTGCGGTGGCCGACGCTGTGCATGCCGTCGACGGTATGTTCGTACTGGATTGCATTGCGTCCGGTACGGTCTGGGTCGATATGAAGGCGAGCGGCGTCGATGTCCTGCTCAGCGCGCCGCAGAAGGGATGGAGCGCGTCGCCTTGTTGCGGGCTGGTTATGCTTAGTGAGCTTGCTCGTGAAAGAATCGAAGGGACGACTAGCACTAGCTTCGCTTGTGATCTTCGCAAGTGGTTGCAGATCATGGAAACCTACGAGAACGGTGGATTCGCGTACCACGCGACGATGCCCACGGACGGGCTTGCGACGTTGCGTGATGTTATGAGGGAGACTGAGGCTTATGGCTTCGATAAGGTGAGGGCGGAGCAGGTTGAGCTTGGGAGGCGGGTTCGGTCAGTTCTTGCGGATAAGGGGTTTAGGAGCGTGGCGGCTGAGGGGTTTGAGGCGCCGGGTGTTGTTGTTAGTTATACCGATGATGATGGGATACGGTCTGGGAAGAAGTTCGCTGATGCCGGGTTGCAGATCGCGGCTGGGGTTCCGCTTCAATGTGATGAGCCGCAGGATTTTAAGACCTTTCGGATTGGGTTGTTTGGGTTGGATAAGCTGCATGATGTTGAGGGGGCGGTGGGGAGGTTTGTGAAGGGGCTGGGTAGTATTCTTTAG
- a CDS encoding GNAT family N-acetyltransferase has protein sequence MTIHIRPAHAADAALILRFITELAVYEKAEHEVVASVKDIEASLFSASASAKALICEMNGEPIGFCVYFFSYSTWLGKQGLYLEDLYVSPASRGSGAGKQMLRHLARIACDTGCGRFEWSVLDWNESAIGFYESIGASAQSEWVRYRLAGDALKKFAEGEA, from the coding sequence TTGACTATCCATATTCGTCCCGCTCACGCAGCCGACGCCGCATTGATTCTTCGCTTCATCACCGAACTCGCGGTGTACGAAAAGGCGGAGCACGAAGTCGTCGCATCCGTGAAGGACATCGAAGCGAGTCTGTTTTCCGCAAGCGCCAGTGCGAAGGCGCTGATCTGCGAGATGAACGGCGAGCCCATCGGCTTTTGTGTCTACTTTTTTTCGTATTCGACCTGGCTCGGCAAACAGGGGCTTTATCTGGAAGACCTGTATGTGTCGCCGGCATCGCGCGGCAGCGGCGCGGGCAAACAGATGCTGCGCCACCTCGCGCGCATTGCGTGCGACACCGGTTGCGGCCGCTTCGAATGGAGCGTGCTCGACTGGAACGAATCGGCCATCGGCTTCTACGAATCGATCGGCGCAAGCGCGCAAAGCGAATGGGTGCGCTATCGGTTGGCGGGAGATGCGCTCAAGAAGTTTGCGGAGGGTGAAGCGTAA
- a CDS encoding flavin reductase family protein — MKVTREPVALPRATQLLNHGPVTIITSAYGGRSNVMAASWAMPLDFNPPKVVVVVDSRTLTRQLIEASGVFGLQLPSRGFAAQTLAVGTSAGTELDKFSAFGLETFPAQQIDVPMLAGCITWMECKVIPDDSQRHDLIIGEVVAAYADSRVYSNNRWHFGDDPDLRTCHYVAGGTFFATGDAFEVNAVANGAVDE, encoded by the coding sequence ATGAAAGTCACCCGAGAACCCGTGGCGTTGCCGCGGGCCACGCAGTTACTCAATCATGGACCGGTCACGATCATTACCAGTGCGTACGGTGGCCGGTCGAACGTGATGGCGGCGTCATGGGCAATGCCGCTCGACTTCAATCCGCCGAAGGTGGTCGTGGTTGTGGACAGCCGCACCCTCACGCGGCAACTGATCGAAGCGAGCGGCGTATTCGGACTGCAACTGCCGAGCCGTGGATTCGCCGCGCAGACGTTGGCGGTGGGCACGAGTGCGGGCACCGAGCTCGACAAGTTCTCCGCCTTCGGCCTGGAGACGTTCCCCGCGCAACAGATCGACGTGCCCATGCTCGCGGGGTGTATCACGTGGATGGAGTGCAAGGTGATTCCGGACGATAGCCAGCGTCACGATCTGATCATCGGCGAAGTTGTCGCCGCGTATGCGGATAGCCGCGTGTACTCGAATAACCGCTGGCATTTCGGCGACGATCCGGACTTGCGCACCTGCCACTATGTGGCCGGCGGGACGTTCTTTGCCACCGGCGACGCGTTCGAGGTGAACGCCGTGGCGAATGGCGCGGTGGATGAGTGA
- a CDS encoding aminoglycoside phosphotransferase family protein: MFTEYIVKWNLRQDGEPIRTHSSRLLPVRQNGVPAMLKIAQEPEEKSGARLMVWWDGEGAARVLAHDKDALLLERAQNSHALADLSRTGNSDADDRAIDILCATAARLHAPRSKALPDLTGLPRWFASLRPAGQNYGGWLQDSATVAQALLAAPQDPVVLHGDIHHGNVLDFGPRGWLAIDPKGLYGERGFDYANIFCNPDEEVALIPGWFERRVERVARIAGLDRHRLLQWILAWSGLSAAWILETGEMPDIDTEIGRLAAGALKRT, encoded by the coding sequence ATGTTCACCGAATACATCGTCAAATGGAATCTGCGGCAGGACGGCGAGCCGATTCGCACGCATAGCAGCCGGCTGCTGCCCGTGCGCCAGAACGGCGTACCGGCAATGCTGAAAATCGCGCAGGAACCCGAAGAGAAATCCGGCGCGCGGTTGATGGTGTGGTGGGACGGCGAAGGCGCGGCCCGCGTACTTGCGCACGATAAAGACGCACTACTGCTCGAACGCGCGCAAAACAGTCACGCGCTGGCAGACCTGTCACGCACCGGCAACAGCGATGCCGACGACCGCGCCATCGACATTCTCTGCGCCACCGCGGCGCGGCTTCACGCGCCGCGAAGCAAGGCGCTGCCCGATCTGACCGGTTTGCCGCGCTGGTTTGCGAGTCTGCGGCCCGCCGGGCAAAACTACGGCGGCTGGTTGCAGGACAGCGCGACCGTCGCGCAAGCGCTGCTTGCCGCACCGCAAGACCCGGTGGTGTTGCACGGCGACATCCATCACGGGAACGTACTCGATTTCGGCCCGCGCGGCTGGCTGGCCATCGATCCGAAAGGTCTCTACGGCGAACGCGGATTCGACTACGCGAACATTTTCTGCAATCCCGACGAAGAGGTGGCGTTGATACCGGGATGGTTCGAGCGTCGCGTCGAACGGGTCGCGCGGATTGCAGGGCTCGACCGGCACCGTTTGCTGCAATGGATACTGGCGTGGTCCGGTTTGTCCGCGGCGTGGATTCTCGAAACGGGCGAGATGCCGGACATCGATACAGAAATCGGCAGACTGGCTGCCGGGGCGCTCAAGCGCACGTAA